A stretch of Corallococcus macrosporus DNA encodes these proteins:
- a CDS encoding mannosyltransferase has translation MNASTPDAPEAPAIPPAPAELPVPAVQPEPSGRLLALGLLAVALVPTVLAVRQLGRIHPDEVFQALEPAYWRVHGYGVLAWEWREGLRNWFAPGVLAAFLKVAHGFGITDPRVYRGVVALPQLALHAWSLWAVHRFAQRRAGPWGAALAVVLVGLSAPVLLFAGRTLSESFSASFLLVAMEALDRPDTGPASRVRRAGLLGGGALGLAVVTRYPSALFVVAALAWLVAARRWRLLAFTCVGGSVVAVGLGLLDWGTWGTPFHSFRAYVDYNVLSGKAAQAFGASPPGFYWEPLLQAVPLWAWAAVPLSLIPLVRFRALSLPLTCAAVYTAVLLTTPHKEERFLYPGLVVALLAAASQLAASITTLSRPGLRNGAAVLALCLGFVHGQGFPSNDLRADQFRAIVRATRDDATGLLIVNEGLWGSGGFFYIGRNIPWRTCDWPQDAAFQASIRDRTFNRAVTFEGRALEELQAAGFRVVRQVGRETILARD, from the coding sequence GTGAACGCCTCCACCCCCGACGCGCCCGAAGCCCCCGCCATCCCCCCCGCTCCGGCGGAGCTCCCGGTGCCCGCCGTCCAGCCGGAGCCGTCCGGACGCCTCCTCGCGCTGGGGCTCCTCGCCGTGGCGCTGGTGCCCACCGTCCTCGCGGTGCGTCAGCTGGGGCGCATCCACCCGGACGAGGTCTTCCAGGCGCTGGAGCCCGCGTACTGGCGCGTGCACGGCTACGGCGTGCTGGCCTGGGAGTGGCGCGAGGGCCTGCGCAACTGGTTCGCCCCCGGCGTGCTGGCCGCCTTCCTCAAGGTGGCGCACGGCTTCGGCATCACCGACCCGCGCGTCTACCGGGGCGTGGTGGCGCTGCCCCAGCTGGCCCTGCACGCCTGGAGCCTGTGGGCCGTCCACCGCTTCGCGCAACGCCGCGCCGGCCCGTGGGGCGCGGCGCTCGCGGTGGTGCTCGTGGGGCTGAGCGCGCCGGTGCTCCTCTTCGCCGGGCGCACCCTGTCGGAGTCCTTCTCCGCGTCCTTCCTCCTCGTGGCCATGGAGGCCCTGGACCGCCCGGACACCGGGCCCGCTTCACGGGTGCGCCGGGCGGGGCTGCTGGGCGGCGGGGCCCTGGGGCTCGCCGTGGTGACGCGCTACCCGTCCGCCCTCTTCGTGGTGGCCGCGCTCGCGTGGCTGGTGGCCGCCCGGCGGTGGCGCCTCCTCGCCTTCACCTGCGTGGGCGGCTCCGTCGTGGCGGTGGGCCTGGGGCTGCTCGACTGGGGCACCTGGGGCACGCCCTTCCACTCGTTCCGGGCCTACGTGGACTACAACGTCCTGTCCGGGAAGGCCGCCCAGGCCTTCGGCGCCTCACCGCCGGGCTTCTACTGGGAGCCGCTGCTCCAGGCCGTGCCCCTCTGGGCCTGGGCCGCCGTGCCGCTGTCGCTCATCCCCCTGGTCCGCTTCCGCGCGCTGTCCCTGCCGCTCACCTGCGCGGCCGTCTACACGGCCGTCCTGCTGACGACGCCGCACAAGGAGGAGCGCTTCCTCTACCCGGGGCTCGTGGTGGCGCTGCTCGCGGCCGCGTCCCAGCTGGCTGCGTCCATCACCACGCTCTCCCGGCCGGGCCTGCGGAACGGGGCGGCGGTGCTCGCGCTGTGCCTGGGCTTCGTGCACGGCCAGGGCTTCCCGTCCAACGACCTCCGCGCGGACCAGTTCCGCGCCATCGTCCGGGCCACGCGGGACGACGCGACGGGGCTGCTCATCGTCAACGAGGGGTTGTGGGGCTCCGGGGGCTTCTTCTACATCGGCCGGAACATCCCCTGGCGCACCTGCGACTGGCCCCAGGACGCGGCCTTCCAGGCCTCCATCCGCGACCGCACCTTCAACCGCGCCGTCACCTTCGAGGGCCGGGCCCTGGAAGAGCTCCAGGCCGCCGGCTTCCGGGTCGTCCGCCAGGTGGGGCGGGAAACGATTCTCGCCCGGGACTGA